The following proteins are co-located in the Paraburkholderia phytofirmans PsJN genome:
- the coxB gene encoding cytochrome c oxidase subunit II → MENLGKEAMKTIKRALMGVLAMSGLLFAGAALAVGDVPGGPAVNEINLQPPATKIAEELFSLHMFMLVLCLVIFVGVFGVMFYSIFAHRKSKGHKASNFHESTTVEIIWTIVPFIIVVLMALPATKTVVAMKDTTNADVTIKVTGYQWKWGYDYVKGPGEGINFLSTLATPRAETDGREPISTTYLQEVDNPLVVPVDKKIRIITTANDVVHSWYVPAFGVKQDAIPGFVRDTWFKADKVGTFRGFCTELCGKEHAFMPVVVEVLSADDYAKWVDTQKKKMAAGQDDPNKTYTMAELMERGGKVYAANCAVCHQPTGKGAGAFPALDGSKIANGAIAEHVSLVLKGKNAMPSWAPTLNDVEIASVVTYERNSWGNHTGDILQPKQVADARNGKLPEGGNHLADAGAAASGAAAASGASGAEAATASAPAAAGSDSAAPQAALPASIYFDTGKSTLPADAKAAVDAAAAYAKAHPDAKFALSGFTDATGSGDLNAKLAKSRAEAVRDALKAAGIAEDHIILKKPETITGGSDAKEARRVQISPAA, encoded by the coding sequence ATGGAAAATTTGGGTAAGGAAGCTATGAAAACAATCAAGCGAGCCCTCATGGGCGTGCTGGCGATGAGCGGACTGCTTTTCGCCGGTGCGGCCCTGGCAGTGGGCGATGTTCCGGGCGGCCCTGCCGTCAACGAGATCAATCTCCAGCCGCCGGCGACCAAGATCGCTGAGGAGCTCTTCAGCCTCCACATGTTCATGCTGGTTCTTTGCCTGGTCATCTTCGTCGGCGTGTTCGGCGTGATGTTCTATTCGATCTTTGCTCACCGCAAATCGAAAGGCCACAAAGCTTCCAACTTCCACGAAAGCACTACCGTCGAAATCATCTGGACGATCGTGCCGTTCATCATCGTCGTGCTGATGGCGTTGCCCGCCACCAAGACGGTGGTCGCGATGAAAGACACCACGAACGCCGACGTCACCATCAAGGTCACCGGCTACCAGTGGAAATGGGGCTACGACTACGTGAAGGGCCCGGGCGAGGGCATCAACTTCCTGTCCACGCTGGCCACGCCGCGTGCGGAAACGGATGGCCGCGAGCCGATTTCCACCACGTATTTGCAGGAAGTCGACAATCCGCTGGTCGTCCCGGTCGACAAGAAAATCCGCATCATCACCACGGCGAACGACGTGGTCCACTCCTGGTACGTGCCGGCTTTCGGCGTGAAGCAGGACGCGATTCCGGGCTTCGTGCGCGACACGTGGTTCAAGGCTGACAAGGTCGGCACGTTCCGCGGCTTCTGTACCGAGCTGTGCGGCAAGGAACACGCGTTCATGCCGGTGGTGGTCGAAGTACTGTCCGCCGACGACTACGCGAAGTGGGTCGACACGCAGAAGAAGAAAATGGCCGCCGGCCAGGACGATCCGAATAAAACCTACACGATGGCCGAGCTGATGGAGCGCGGCGGCAAGGTCTACGCAGCGAACTGCGCGGTCTGCCACCAGCCGACCGGCAAGGGCGCGGGTGCATTCCCGGCGCTCGACGGCAGCAAGATCGCCAACGGCGCAATCGCCGAACACGTCAGCCTGGTGCTGAAGGGCAAGAATGCGATGCCGTCGTGGGCGCCTACGCTGAACGACGTCGAGATCGCTTCGGTGGTCACGTACGAACGTAACTCGTGGGGCAACCACACCGGCGATATTCTCCAGCCGAAGCAAGTGGCCGACGCCCGCAACGGCAAGCTGCCGGAAGGCGGCAATCACCTGGCCGACGCAGGCGCGGCCGCGAGCGGTGCGGCGGCGGCATCCGGCGCCTCGGGCGCGGAAGCGGCAACAGCGTCGGCGCCGGCAGCAGCCGGTTCGGACAGCGCGGCGCCGCAAGCGGCACTGCCGGCCAGCATCTACTTCGACACCGGCAAGAGCACGCTGCCGGCCGACGCGAAAGCGGCAGTCGACGCAGCCGCAGCCTACGCAAAAGCACATCCGGACGCCAAATTCGCGCTGTCGGGCTTCACCGACGCCACCGGTTCCGGCGACCTCAACGCGAAGCTCGCGAAGAGCCGCGCCGAAGCCGTGCGCGACGCGTTGAAAGCAGCCGGCATCGCCGAAGACCATATCATTTTGAAAAAGCCGGAAACGATCACGGGCGGCAGCGACGCGAAAGAAGCCCGGCGCGTTCAGATTAGTCCGGCTGCCTGA
- the ctaD gene encoding cytochrome c oxidase subunit I, which translates to MSSIGHDVVAGHEHVHGDHAHETPHGWRRWLFATNHKDIGTLYLIFSFTMFLSGGVMALMIRAELFEPGLQIMRPEFFNQLTTMHGLIMVFGAIMPAFVGFANWMVPLQIGASDMAFARMNNFSFWLLPVAAVLLVGSFFSPGGATAAGWTLYAPLSTQMGPGMDFAIFAIHLMGASSIMGGINIVVTILNMRAPGLTLMKMPMFVWTWLITAYLLIAVMPVLAGAITMVLFDRHFGTSFFNAAGGGDPVMYQHIFWFFGHPEVYIMILPAFGIVSQVIPAFSRKPLFGYSSMVYATSSIAILSFMVWAHHMFATGMPVTGQLFFMYATMLIAVPTGVKVFNWVATMWRGSLSFETPMLFAVGFLLVFTFGGLSGLMLAMAPLDIQYHGTYFVVAHFHYVLVAGSLFALFSGWYYWAPKWTGWMYNETRGKIHFWASMFFFNLAFLPMHFVGLAGMPRRYADYPAQFTDWNQVISIGAFGFGLAQVYFLFAVALPAYRGGGELEKAGDKPWDGATGLEWTVPSPAPFHTFENPPTVE; encoded by the coding sequence ATGTCTAGCATCGGACACGATGTAGTCGCAGGCCACGAACACGTGCACGGCGACCATGCCCACGAAACGCCGCATGGCTGGCGCCGTTGGCTGTTCGCAACCAATCACAAGGACATCGGTACGCTGTACCTGATCTTCTCGTTCACCATGTTCCTCTCCGGGGGCGTGATGGCGCTGATGATCCGTGCCGAACTGTTCGAACCGGGCCTGCAGATCATGCGTCCCGAGTTCTTCAACCAGTTGACCACCATGCACGGCCTGATCATGGTGTTCGGCGCGATCATGCCGGCTTTCGTCGGCTTCGCGAACTGGATGGTGCCGCTGCAGATCGGCGCATCGGACATGGCTTTTGCCCGCATGAACAACTTCAGCTTCTGGCTTCTGCCGGTGGCGGCTGTTCTGCTGGTCGGTTCGTTCTTCTCGCCGGGCGGCGCGACCGCTGCGGGCTGGACGCTCTACGCGCCGCTGTCCACGCAGATGGGCCCGGGCATGGACTTCGCAATTTTCGCGATCCACTTGATGGGCGCTTCGTCGATCATGGGCGGGATCAACATCGTCGTGACGATCCTGAACATGCGCGCACCCGGCCTCACACTCATGAAGATGCCGATGTTCGTCTGGACGTGGCTGATCACCGCGTACCTGCTGATCGCCGTGATGCCGGTTCTGGCAGGCGCGATCACCATGGTGCTGTTCGACCGCCACTTCGGCACGTCGTTCTTCAACGCGGCAGGCGGCGGCGACCCGGTCATGTACCAGCACATCTTCTGGTTCTTCGGGCACCCCGAGGTGTACATCATGATCTTGCCGGCGTTCGGGATCGTGTCGCAGGTGATTCCGGCGTTCTCGCGCAAGCCGCTGTTCGGCTATAGCTCGATGGTCTACGCCACCTCGTCGATCGCGATTCTGTCGTTCATGGTCTGGGCGCACCACATGTTCGCAACCGGCATGCCGGTCACGGGCCAGCTGTTCTTCATGTATGCGACCATGCTGATCGCCGTGCCGACGGGCGTGAAAGTGTTCAACTGGGTCGCGACAATGTGGCGCGGTTCGCTGAGCTTCGAAACGCCGATGCTGTTTGCTGTCGGCTTCCTGCTGGTGTTCACGTTCGGCGGCCTGTCGGGTCTGATGCTGGCCATGGCGCCGCTCGACATCCAGTACCACGGTACTTACTTCGTGGTGGCTCACTTCCACTACGTGCTGGTGGCGGGTTCGCTGTTCGCGCTGTTCTCCGGCTGGTACTACTGGGCGCCAAAGTGGACCGGCTGGATGTACAACGAAACGCGCGGCAAGATCCACTTCTGGGCGTCGATGTTCTTCTTCAACCTCGCGTTCCTGCCGATGCACTTCGTCGGTCTCGCAGGCATGCCGCGTCGTTATGCCGACTACCCGGCACAGTTCACGGACTGGAATCAGGTCATCTCGATCGGCGCGTTCGGCTTCGGTCTGGCGCAGGTGTACTTCCTGTTCGCGGTTGCATTGCCGGCCTACCGTGGCGGCGGCGAACTCGAAAAGGCTGGCGACAAGCCTTGGGACGGCGCAACGGGCCTCGAATGGACCGTGCCGAGCCCGGCTCCGTTCCACACGTTCGAAAACCCGCCGACCGTCGAGTAA
- a CDS encoding cytochrome oxidase small assembly protein encodes MTRNPQERRTPEQIRAGNRRIGLVMFVIAAVFFASVIIHQKWFT; translated from the coding sequence ATGACGCGCAATCCTCAAGAAAGACGTACTCCCGAGCAGATTCGCGCGGGCAACCGGCGGATCGGTTTGGTGATGTTCGTGATCGCCGCGGTCTTTTTCGCGAGCGTCATCATTCATCAGAAGTGGTTTACCTGA
- a CDS encoding cytochrome c oxidase assembly protein, which produces MSTQPPAQADRSFNRSMLIKLFIVALMMFGFGFALIPMYRAICEITGINNLVQRDATAREAKNTQVDMSRTISIEFDANARGPLGFKPEQRSLDVHPGEVTTVMYEVSNEQARTIQAQAIPSYAPKQATEYFKKIECFCFTQQTLTANQTKRMPVVFVVDPKLPKDVKTITLSYTFFELNTPAAATTGSAAPTANTVMGAAKSMAAAAVNPA; this is translated from the coding sequence ATGTCGACGCAACCGCCGGCTCAGGCCGACCGCTCTTTCAACCGTTCGATGCTGATCAAGCTGTTCATCGTCGCGTTGATGATGTTCGGTTTCGGTTTCGCGCTGATACCGATGTACCGCGCGATCTGCGAGATCACCGGCATCAACAACCTCGTGCAGCGTGACGCTACGGCGCGCGAGGCGAAGAATACGCAGGTCGACATGAGCCGCACGATTTCGATCGAATTCGATGCGAACGCACGCGGCCCGCTGGGTTTCAAGCCGGAGCAACGCAGTCTCGACGTGCATCCGGGCGAAGTGACGACGGTGATGTACGAGGTGAGCAACGAACAGGCGCGCACGATTCAGGCGCAAGCCATTCCGAGCTACGCGCCGAAGCAGGCCACCGAGTACTTCAAGAAGATCGAGTGTTTTTGCTTTACGCAGCAAACTTTGACGGCGAATCAGACGAAGCGGATGCCGGTGGTGTTCGTAGTCGATCCGAAGTTGCCGAAGGACGTGAAAACGATCACGTTGTCGTACACGTTCTTTGAGTTGAATACGCCGGCAGCGGCGACGACCGGAAGCGCAGCGCCCACGGCGAATACGGTAATGGGCGCGGCTAAAAGTATGGCGGCTGCGGCTGTCAATCCCGCCTGA
- a CDS encoding DUF2970 domain-containing protein: protein MSDNGGSPRKSSFGQSMRAVLWSFFGVRKRRDLEADATQLNPLHVIAAALICAAIFIVALILIVRAVVG from the coding sequence ATGAGCGATAACGGCGGCAGCCCGCGCAAGAGCAGTTTCGGTCAGTCGATGCGTGCGGTGCTCTGGTCGTTTTTCGGAGTGCGCAAGCGTCGCGATCTGGAGGCGGACGCCACGCAGTTGAACCCGCTGCACGTGATCGCGGCAGCATTGATCTGCGCGGCCATTTTTATCGTGGCGCTGATTCTGATCGTGCGCGCCGTAGTAGGTTGA
- a CDS encoding cytochrome c oxidase subunit 3, whose translation MSGQNESPYYFVPHPSRHPISAAAGLLVMLGSLAAWINEHDWAPIGVVAGLLWLLFTLWHWFGDAIAESEGGMYGKNVDKSYRWSMSWFIFSEVMFFGAFFGALFYAREIALHQLGSLDYKLIWPDFSAVWPNNGPAALVSTFKSMQPWPVPTINTALLLSSGATLTVSHHALREDHRKKAIIWLAATLVLGVCFLFLQGFEYFHAYNELNLTLSSGVYGSTFFLLTGFHGFHVFLGGTMLAVVLVRMIRGHFTAEHHFAFEGAAWYWHFVDVVWLGLYVVVYWL comes from the coding sequence ATGAGCGGTCAAAACGAGAGCCCGTACTATTTCGTACCGCATCCGTCGCGGCATCCGATCAGCGCCGCTGCTGGGTTGCTGGTCATGCTCGGATCGCTTGCGGCCTGGATCAACGAACATGACTGGGCGCCGATCGGCGTCGTCGCCGGTTTGTTGTGGCTGCTCTTTACGCTGTGGCATTGGTTCGGCGACGCGATCGCTGAGTCGGAAGGCGGCATGTACGGCAAGAACGTCGACAAGTCGTACCGCTGGAGCATGAGCTGGTTCATCTTCTCCGAAGTGATGTTCTTCGGCGCGTTCTTCGGCGCGCTGTTCTATGCGCGTGAAATCGCGCTGCATCAACTGGGCAGCCTCGATTACAAGCTGATCTGGCCGGATTTCTCGGCGGTGTGGCCCAACAACGGTCCGGCAGCGCTGGTTTCGACCTTCAAGTCGATGCAGCCGTGGCCGGTGCCGACCATCAACACGGCGCTGCTGCTTTCCTCGGGCGCAACGCTGACGGTCTCGCACCATGCGCTGCGTGAAGATCATCGGAAGAAGGCGATCATCTGGCTGGCCGCAACGCTTGTGCTCGGCGTCTGCTTCCTGTTCCTGCAAGGTTTCGAATATTTCCACGCGTACAACGAGCTGAATCTGACGCTGTCGTCGGGCGTGTATGGTTCGACGTTCTTCTTGCTGACTGGCTTCCACGGCTTCCACGTGTTCCTCGGCGGTACGATGCTGGCGGTCGTGCTGGTGCGTATGATCCGCGGCCACTTTACGGCTGAGCACCATTTCGCCTTCGAAGGCGCGGCCTGGTATTGGCACTTTGTGGACGTCGTGTGGCTCGGGCTGTACGTCGTCGTGTACTGGCTGTAA
- a CDS encoding twin transmembrane helix small protein — translation MHILVPIAFVLIIASMVSALYFMMHDKGKTKRMVWSLATRVGLSISLFLFILFAHWMGWIQSTGIPYGR, via the coding sequence ATGCACATTCTCGTTCCCATCGCCTTCGTCCTCATCATCGCCAGCATGGTGTCGGCGCTGTACTTCATGATGCATGACAAGGGCAAAACCAAGCGGATGGTCTGGTCGCTCGCCACGCGGGTGGGCCTGTCGATCTCGCTGTTCCTGTTCATCCTGTTCGCTCACTGGATGGGCTGGATTCAGTCGACCGGTATTCCTTACGGGCGCTAA